GCGGATCAAGGGCAGTTTTGGCAAATGCATGAGATGTTGTTTATCCATCAACAGGAGTTGGGAAATGGCTATCTAGTGGAGTATGCCAATCGTTTAGGACTTGATATTTCTCAATTTTTGCAGAATTTATCCAGAGGTGTCCATGTCAATCGTATCAATGCGGACATTGAAGGTGGACTGCGAAGTGGAGTGGAGGCTGCACCTGCTTTGTTTATTAATGGAATTCGCTATCCCAATCGCTGGACTGTTGAGCAGATAATGGCAGCTATTGTTGCTGCAAATGATTAACGACAAGAACCAGAGATTTCAGCAATTTAGCAAGAATACAGAGGCGATCGCC
This DNA window, taken from Tolypothrix sp. NIES-4075, encodes the following:
- a CDS encoding DsbA family protein is translated as MTYDRDNRSLFVLPSTQDRIQGVLNAAVVFVMYGDYECFQSANVYRLIKVAQQQLKVSFGENNLGFIFRHFPQVQIHPHAQRAAQAAEAAADQGQFWQMHEMLFIHQQELGNGYLVEYANRLGLDISQFLQNLSRGVHVNRINADIEGGLRSGVEAAPALFINGIRYPNRWTVEQIMAAIVAAND